Within Vallitalea okinawensis, the genomic segment ATGCAATCATAGACCGTTGTATCTGCTTGAATATTATCAAGGACTTTTTCTCCCATCTTCCCTTCCTCCTAATCTACTTTCGTTCCACATTCAAGACAAAACTTTGATCCTGGTGCTAGTTCAGCTTGACAATTGGAACATGTTAATTCCTGTTTTGCACCGCACTCTGAACAAAACTTAGCCCCCTTTGCAAGTGGTGCCTGGCACTTAATACAAAGGTTTTCTACTCGTGTTTTATGCCCACAAAAACTACAGAACTTGCTGCCTTCTGGAATATCTTTTTGACAGTTCTCACACTTCTTCATTAAAGATGCTTGTGATTGGGTTTGTTGTACAACTTGCTGTTGATTAGTTGATGGTGCACTTTGCTTCTGACTCAAAGCATTACCCATCATATTACCTATAGCAGCACCTGCCCCTAAACCTACTCCAGCATTTGCAAAATTAGAACCTTCATTTTGAGCCGCATCTCGAATAGCTTCAGCCGTTTGATATTGGGCATACTTATTCATATCACCTAATACACCCATTGAAGTTCTTTTGTCGAGTACCGCTTCGACTTCTTCTGGTAATGAAATATTTTCTATATAAAAAGAGATGAGCTTTAATCCAAAAAGATCAAATCGTTCTTGCAATTTATGTAATGCTTGCTCACTGAACTCATCATACATCATGGCTAAATCAAGAGCTGGAATCTTAGACTCTGCAATTAAATCAGTTAACCCCGACACAATTGAACGCTTTAATTGCCCAGTTATTGAATCTTTATCATAAGTTCCATTAGTACCAAATACTTCTTTGAGGAATTTAGCTGCGTCATGTACCTTAAAGGAATAGATACCAAAGGCACGTAATCTGAGCATCCCAAAGTCGGCATCACGCATCATAATAGGATTAGCAGTTCCCCATTTTTCATCTGTAAATTGTTTAGTATTAATAAAATAAACCTCTGACTTAAAAGGTGAATCAAACCCATATTTCCATGACTTTAGTTTCGTTAAAACTGGTAAGTTAGCAGTTGTTAATTCATAACGTCCAGGTGTGAATACATCAGCTATTTGTCCTTCATTAACAAATATAGCTATTTGTGATTCACGTACTGTCAATTGAGCCCCCATTTGAATTTCTTTATTTTGTGTTGGAAATCGATATACCATAAGGTTACTCGAATTATCTGTCCACTCAATCACATCTAATAATTGATTCTTAACAAAATCAAATAATCCCACTTTCACTACCTCCTACATATTTATCTTTATTTTAATGATGATAACAATTTATCTTCTTACTAATACATGTTATATTTTATCATTTCACCTATTTAATTTCAATTACGGTTTATTTACAAGTTTAATGAAAACCATAGAAAGACTAATAGATTTATTCTACGTATTCTATCTATGGTTCAGAGCTTTTTCTTTTTACTTATTCAATAATAATCTCATCTCCTAATTGATCAATAAGTTTATTTTTCATATTCTCAAGAGCTTTTTCTTTACTCTGACTTCCATTCTCAATACTTTTAATAGCATCATACAATGCTTCTGAAAAAACCAGATAGTTTTCGTTCTTGGGTAATAAAGTTGTATAGTCCAAAGTATAAGCTATGGAACTTAAATACTCATCTGCTTTGAATTCTTCTAACTGAGCTGTACTACGATTGATTGGTAAATGACTTGTCTCAATAGCATGCTTTGCTTGGTACTGAGGACTTGCAACTTGCTCAAGAAGTTGAATACAAAGTTCCCTCTCTTGTGTTTGTGATGATAAGGTATAAATCAAAGGTCTTGATAAAGTTAAGGGTTTACCTCCTTGTTGAGCTGCTGGAACAAGCATGAAATCAAATTGCTCTAACATCTCATCATAATCAGCACCTTGTTCAACATAGTTGAATACATTCCAAATTCCACCGTGATAGAACAAAGTGTCTCCCTGAATACTTAATTGATGTACTTCTTCACTGCTCATGTTCATAAGATTTGGAGGTGCTAGTTCTCTATTCACTAACTGCTCAAAGTAATAAAGCGTTTTTAGAAGTCCTTCCTCATCAAAGACAAACTTATCTTCTAATGGGTCATATAACTCAGTTCCAAAACCTTTTGCCAGCATATAAAAATCTGGTCCATTTAATGGTCGATGGATAATGCCATATGTGCTCAGTCCTTGACTAACTGCTTCTTCCGCTACCTTCATCATATCACTAAGAGTAAACTCTCCTTTTAATACCTGAAGTGGCAACTCTTCAATTTCTTTATCCGTCCACCCTAATTGTCTTAAGATTTTCACATTAACAAAAACGGGTCTTGCTTCCGTATCTTGTAACGCTCCCCATGTTTGCCCCTTCCAAGTAACAGCTTGCCAAAGTGTATCATACACGTCGCTATATGCTTCAGATTCTTTAATCTCATCTACAGGTTGGATGTAATCCCCTTTTGCTAACCAAGGAATTTCATCATGTCCTATGGTATAAACATCTGGTCCATTACCTGATTCAAATTCTAGAATAAATTGCTGCCGATACTCTTCCCAGTTTCCTTCGAAAGCGTATCCTTCAACTTTTACAATAGTCTTCTCTCCTTGTTGACGTAAAAACTCACTTAATTCTTCAGCAGCTTCTTCTAAGTTAGAAATTCTAGTTAACTCTGCGCCTTTAGTCCACGCACTTATGGTAATTACTTCTTCTTGACCTTGATCTTCTGTATCAGCCATAGCAATATCAACATCTTTACTCTCTGAGCATGCTATTAATAATACTACTAAACTCAATGTAAAAAGCACTAAGCTCATTTTCCTGCTCCCCATCATCATACTTGCTACGCTCCCCCCACATGCATTTATCCTTTATTGAATTAAACATTCTTCTATGGTAAAATATAGTCCTCAACTTATATACGATTTTGCATTAAACATTCTTCTATGGTAAAATATAGTCCTCAACTTATATACGATTTTGCATTAAACGATAGTTTTATGTAAATTTTGGGTAATTATTAAAGATAAAACTCATTAGAAAAAGAATACATATAAGCATATTTTATCATTAAACAAGAAATATTTCACTAATAAAATATAAATTCTCTCATAATATAAATCTATTTGAAAATTCACATAAGTAATATTGGGGATTGGTGGCCTATCATGATTGGAATATCTAAAAAAAGAAAACCTCGATTAATCTACAAGCAAATAATAAAATCTCATTTAATACTCACTGTTTCAACCATAGCTATCATTGCCATCTCAACATGGACTATTTTTTATATAACCCTCTTTCATAAGGTTTCAGAATCAAGTAATGAAAACTTATATTTTATTAATAATCAAATGGATAACTACTTCAATCAAATTCTTGGTCAACTGGATAAAATAGCAATTAATCCTGATTTAAGGCGTTACCTTATTTTGGAAGATCAATTCTCTAAGAATAAAGATATTTATCAGCCAGCAGATATTTCATCTTTATTAGATTCCTATTTTTATTTAGAAGATGCCTTTACAATCAACTTATTTACGACAACCAATATAGTAAAAAACCCTAAAATATTGAGGTATCAGAATGATTATTCTCTTAATGAAGAAGCATGGTTTAATGGTCTAATCGCCAATGAAATGGACTATTTTATCTACTCATCCGAGCCTCATTACACTAAACAATCAAGAAACAGTCTTTCGATTATTTATCCCGTTAAAAACTACGCCGGTGATCAAACCATCGGTTTTATAAGAGTTGATATTCCTCATACTTCTCTTGAGAATTATATAAAAAGGAATGTCCCTGCTAAATTATCTTTATTAATCACTGATTATAATAACACCGTACTCTTTTCTACCTTAGATAACATGCCATTGACTGATACTATTATTAGTCAGGGAAGCACCTTTATTGATGAAGTTAAGATAAATGTCAATCACGAGAGTTATCTGATTAATAAGCGAAGGCAATCTTTATCCAACCTATTGATTTATACACCTGTTTCTCTGGAAAATGAAATGAGCCCTATTGCAGACCTTATTGTTATCATGTTACCTATTATCGTCATATTAATAGCTTTAGATATCTGGATGACCTATAAGACTTCTTATAACTTAACTGCACCTATTAATGACCTTATTCGAGTCATGGTAGATACAGAAAGCGGTAATTTTACAACCTACAATCAGTATCATTCTGATTTTATTGAAATTAACCAGTTATCCCATTCTTATGATGCTATGATGGCTGAGATTAATCGATTAGTTGATACGAACTATAAAAATAATTTATTACGATTAGAATCCCAGCTCCAGGCTATACAGCAAAAAATTAATCCTCATTTTCTTTTCAATACACTGGAAACGATTAATGGACAAGCTATTTTAGAAAATGCCCCTGTTGTTAGTAAGATGACACAGACACTTGGCAATCTATTTCGCTATAATTTAAGAGCCAATGATCTGGTTTCACTAGAAGATGAAATTAAATATATTCAAGATTATGTCTATCTCATACAACTTCAAGGTGAAAAGGAGATAGAACTGTATCTTAATATTCATCCTGCAACTGCCCTATTCAAGCTTCCCAAGCTTACATTGCAGCCGTTAATAGAGAATGCTATTCGTCATGGGTTTAAGAATAAGAGAAGTGGGAAGATTACTGTGAAATCTTTGCTAATTAATTCTGGTATAGAGATCATTGTTGAAGATAATGGTCAAGGTATACACCCCTCTGCAATAAAAGAATTAGAAACTGAACTCCTCATGGATGAGAATAACTTGCAACACTTCATTGATCGTCATCAGCACATAGGTATGCGAAATGTAAGTGCTCGTTTATGCCTTAGTTTTGATACATCTAATTGCTTCACGATTGAATCCATACCAGATAAATATACCCGTATTACACTAACATTACCTGAAAAGAAAGAAGAAATGGAGAGCTCATGATGTATAACTTATTGATAATTGATGATAACCCCATTATACGTAAAAGCTTAATAGCACGCATTAACAATATCCGTAAGGATTTTCATATTATCGGTGAAGCTTCAAACGGGAAAGAAGCCATAAAAATTATCAATGCCGAATCTGTGGACATAATTATTACAGATATAAGAATGCCTGAAATGGATGGATTAACCCTCTTAAAAAAAATACGTCTTGTTGATGAAAACATCCAATTTATTGTTATATCTGGGTACGATAATTTTGAATATACAAAGCAGGCTCTTATTTATAATGTGGTCAATTACCTATTGAAACCAATCAATGATTCAGAATTATTAAATGCTTTACAAAAAGCTAAATCAAATATCTTAACCATTAAAAAGATTCAACAACAAGAAGAGATAATTAAAGAGCTTAATTATTCACAAACCTTTGAGAAAAAGAGTAAAGAATTTGTTGCCTTCTATAATGATCGAATGAACTTTCACCAACTTATGGAACTACCCTTTTGGTATGATTATCTGAATACTTATTCTTCATTCCAAGTCGTAGCAATTTATTCAAAGCTAATTAATCGTATCGAGGATTGCTTTAAATTACAGACTATGCTCGAGAAATCAACGACATTAAAAAATACTCAGATCATTTATTATGATAAATCCATCGCCTTCGCTATCATTGGTTACGAATATTATAGTGTAGAACAGCTAAACACTTTTCTAGAACTATTTAAGCATGAAGATTACGAGCACGCTTACAGGTTAAGTATTTCTGAAATTGTTAATCAACCGCTTATGATCAAGAAGATTATTGGATCAAGTATACATCAGTTACACTACCACCTCATTAAACCAACAACACAGGTAATTTACTATCAAGAATTTGAAGAAGATATTGAAACTCTCAATACTATGCATCCTATGTTGGATCAACTCCGTTTGACTCTCAATTTAGGATTGTATGAAGAATCCATTAGTCATTATAAATCAATACTGAAAAAATGTCTTGATAGCACCGATACAATAAAATTACTCATATTTTTTCAACGCTCACTAATCCACCATATGTCGGAAATAGTCATTGAGAAAAGAATTAAAGAAAAGATTATTCCAGAATATTTATATAGACGTTATGCGTTACTCCACTATAGTCAATTATCTGAGTGGAGTGAGCAGATGTTAAAGATTATACAATCCCTAAGCCTTGAAATTCAAAAAAAGAAGGCATCAGTCAATCATCAAAGTATCATTCAATATATCAACATACACTATAATAAGTCTCTATCACTTTCTGAATTAGGACAAATTTTTGATATGAATGCAAATTATATCGGTCAGTTAATAAAAAAAGAAACAGGCTTAACCTTTAAAAACTATTTACACCAATTTCGAATTAATCAAGCTAAAAAAATGTTGGTTAGTGAACCTGATAAGAAACTTGAAAAAGTTAGTTACGAGTTAGGATATAGAGACCTCCAATACTTCTCCAACACTTTTAAAAAATTGACTGGTATGTCCCCAAGTCAATACCGTAAGGAAAATTAAGCTGACCCCAGCTCATTTTGTATTAATATGTTGTTTAACGTAGACATTTTTATATTGAGTTGGGGTCAGCCCTTCTATCTTTCGAAATACTTTAAAAAAATACTTTTCATCTTCATAACCAACCTCATAAGCTATTTGCTTAATCGTTTTATCTGTTTTAAAGAGAAATTCTTTTGCCTTCTCTATTCTTTGACGATGAATAAAATGATTGATGGTCATACCCGTTTGATTTTTAAAATAACGATTGAGATAATTTTTATTATAGTTAAAAGCTTTAGCTACATCTTCATAAGTAATTGGCGCATCTACATGGCTTTTGATCCATTCAATAATCATGATCAATTTTCTATTTTGTTGTTCACCCTTGGTACTATTCATTAATTGCAGGTATGTCTGTTGCGTCATTTCTATGAGGAGAGATGTTAAAGCATAGTCTTTAGCGCATCCACTATAATAGTTATCACCATATATATGCATCATTTGATTAAAGAGTATGGTAAGACTATGAATAGAAGACCACTTTTGGTATAAAGGTATAATAGCAAAATGTTCATTAGCCTCTTGTAACCCTGACTTTATCTTATAAAAATCGATTACTGCATCTTCTTCGCTAATTATTTCAGTTTTCCCCTTAAAATGATACCAATAAAATGAGACTGATTCAGTTGATACTTTATAACCTTTATGCTGAATGTCTGGTAACAACACAACGCTCTCATTTTCTTTTACTTCATACTTCATATCACCATGTTGAATATATGCTGTCCCTTTCGTACAAAGGATAATCTCTGTATTATCCAGGGTCCGTTTTGGGTGTATCCAATCACCATTTGAGATAAAATGACCTGCGCCTACGACAGAACAAGGGTGACTTATACCTATTTTAAGATATTCCATAGTTTCCTCCACTAGATTACTCACATTTTCACTTTTTACATTACTAGAACTAATGCCTCTCATTCATATAACTTGATTAGTATTATTATATATGATTTAGGTGATATATTAAAGCACCCTTCTCATCTAAAGGGTGCTTTACATTTTATATCGTCTTAAATTCGCCTGTTTGCTCTTTTAACTGAGCTGCAACACTTTTTAATGCTACCATTTTTTCTTCAACATCATTAAATGACTGGACTTGATCGTTAAGGGCATTTTGCATATGAGCAATTACATCAGTCGTCTCCTGAATATTTAGGGTTATTTCGTTAAGACCTTGAGACAGATCTAATGAAATCTTAGCTTGATTTCTTGATGAATCGGTAACGTTGTATATTTTCTCATTATTACTTTCCATTAATTCAAGGATATTATCAAAATGCTGACTCACTTCATTTGTTTTATCTACAATAACGTCAACATTAGAATGCCCTTTTTGAATGGCTTCTGCTGCATTATTTGACTTACTAATAATATCACTAATAAGGGATTTAATCTTTTCAGTTGAATTTTTACTTTCTTCAGCTAAACCTCGAATTTCCTCAGCTACTACTGCAAACCCTCGTCCATTCTCTCCTGCTCGCGCAGCTTCTATCGCTGCGTTGAGTGCCAGTAAATTAGTCTGTTCAGATATGCTATTGATTATTGTAACAATCTCTTCAATCTCACCGGATGCATTTTTAAGAGATTGAATTGTTTCAAATGCTGTTTCTGTAGTATTTTGTAACTCTTGATTTTCCATAACAATACCGTTTAGTTCGCTAACACCGTTTTGCACATAATTCAAAACATTATTGCTGTTATTGGATACATCATCAGATTCATTGGATATGACTTCAGAGCTTCCAGCCATTTCTTCGATACCTGCATTAGCTTCTTCAACACTAGCAGCATTAGATTCAGAACTTAAGCTTAATGATTCAATGTTATGCGTAATCTCTCTTGACCCTCCATTAGCATTCTCAATCATTGTTAGCACATGTACAGATGAGTCTGATAACATATCTGCCGTCTTTTGGATACTCTTAATCAACTCATTAATCTTAGATATAAATCCATTAAAGTGATTTGCTAATTCACCTATCTCATCCTTTGATTTTACATTTATTCGCTTAGATAGGTCTCCTTTACCATTCGCTATTTCTTCAAGTATTGCGTTCACTTCATTGATTGGTTTAACTATTGCACGAGCTCTGTTTAACCCTATTATAAGTGAAAGAATAAGACAGATAATAGTTGTAGCAATAATTATGATGCGTCCTATATTCGCAAGATTATCCAGAGTATTGATTTGATTGTCTATCACATTGTAAATAGTTTGCTCCAATTCTCCTATCTGTTGCATTATCTTCATAGATGCTTCTTCTATTGCCTTCATATCAGTACTACCAGTTTTCATGCCTTCAATAGCATCTTTAAGGTCGTTTAGATACTGGGTAAGTTCTGTATAATAGTTTTTTATAGTAGCAGATGTAACACTATCCACATCTAACTCACCTTCATCATTCTGTACGATTACATGACTGAAAATATCGTTAACACTGGCAATTGATTGATCGACTTGCTCTATTGCTGTGTCAAAATCAGCTTCATTACCTGTTTGTCTACTAGTCTCAAAGGATTTTTGAACTCCCGCAAGATGATACATAATTTTTCCTGTATCAGCTATTTGAGTGAGATATGTATTGACTAACTTTTGATTGCCAGCTTGTTGGCTGTTGATCATAGTTACAGCTACTGTACCACCTATCACGATAAAAAGGCATACAATTAAAAAACCAGATAATATTTTACCTTTAAGTTTTAAATGCATGTTTCCTCTCCTCCTTTGTTTATACTTTTTCCAAGAATTTTGCAAGTATATTTATATTAGCAAAATTTTCTACAAATGAAAAGAGTTTTTGATAATAATTCTTATAATCTTTTAAATTTATTCATAATATGTTAACATTTAAGAACACCTTCCATTAGTAGTTTCCCATGATAGGTACTACATTCGATGTTTATTATAAATTCTAAAATTATAAGCACACTAAACTACCTTTCATTAATAGATTACACAAATAGATAGATTTGACAAATTGGTATTAAACTGATAGAATTAAAAAAGAGCAGGTGATTTTTTATGCAATATAAGAAAGAAGAAGTTCGTAATGCCATCCTAGAACAAGCCGAAAATGAATTTCTTGAAAAAGGTTTTGAAAAGGCTTCTATACGCAGTATCGCTAAATCTGCAGGTACAACTATTGGGAATTTTTATAACTATTTTTCTAGTAAGGAAGCTATATTCGACGCATTAGTTGAAGCTGAATATACTAAATTTGTATATTTTATTAATCATCATAATGACATTGAGCGACCTGATTATTTATGGGATTCCCTTGACCTTGATTTATGTAGAAAAGTATTAAGGGATCTGATTAATGATTTTCTGCCTATGTTTACTGATCGTCTATTACTTCTTGTTGAATGTAGTAAGGGAACCAAATACGAAAATGCTAGAGAGTTGTTACATGGTTATATTAAAGAGCACTTTATTGAGCATATGGAAGAACATAACTCTAATTACATGATGAAGACTTCTTTTCCATCTTTAGTTGCTCGTCAATTCTTGGATGGTATTGTTATTATACTAAAAGATTATAAAGATATGGATGAAAGAAGAAACTTAATAGCTGAACATATTTTATTTTACTTTATCGGTACCATGGGTTTATTAGGTCATCATAATTAATTTTTTTATATTAAAAAATAACATATGATTTTTATTGGAGGGTGATGAGTATGATTCACGTCAATCAATTGAACTTTACTTATCCTAAATCGGGTAAGCATGCTGTAAAGGATGTTAGCTTCCATATCAACAAAGGTGAAATCTTTGGTTTCTTGGGTCCCAGTGGTGCTGGTAAGACAACAACACAACGTATTATCATTGGGCTTTTAAGAAACTATGGAGGAAGTGTTAAAGTTTTTAATTCCGAACGAAGCACCATGGGTAAAGACTTTTTTGAAAAGATTGGAATAGCTTTTGACTTTCCTAATCTTTATGAAAAGTTAACTGCATGGGAGAATCTAAAGCTAATAAGCAGTTATTATCAAAAGCAACCAGAAAATCTCTTGGATCTATTTGAAAGAGTTGATTTAACTGCTTCTAAAGATCAGAAGGTAGAAAGTTATTCCAAAGGTATGAAAATGCGTTTAAACTTCATACGGGCCATCATGCACGATCCTGATATACTATTCTTCGATGAACCCACATCTGGTTTAGATCCTATGAACGCTAAGATTATTAAAGACACTATCGTTGAGATGAAAGAGAAGGGTAAGACCATCTTTCTTACAACTCATAATATGACTGTTGCTGATCAACTTTGTGACCGAGTTGCTTTTATTGTTGATGGAAAAATCCCTGTCATAGATAGCCCTAAAGACCTTAAGATTAAATACGGGTCGTCTACCGTTCAATTAGAATACTTTGATGGCAGCCATGTTCAATCTTTAAATTTTCCTTTGGAGCAAATTGGCACTCATGCTGACTTTCATCAAAAGATTAAAAAGTATTCAGTAAGGACTATTCATAGCCAAGAGGCAACTTTAGAAGATATCTTCATTCAAGTAACAGGCAAGGAGTTGGTCTAGATGCGGTTAAAAGGAGCTTTACAAACAGATATTAAGTTCCAATTTAAACAAGGTATATACGCGATCTATGTTCTTGTTACGGTATTTTATATCGTAGCTGTAAAGGCTCTACCGACATCCATACATAAGATTATTGTTCCTTTTATTGTATTTTCTGATCCTTCAGTTGTAGGCTTTTTCTTTATTGGTGGGGTCATCATGTTAGAAAAAGCTCAAGGCGTACTGACATACTTAACCATTACCCCTTTAAGACTATCTGAGTATATTTTATCCAAAATTATAGCCTATACCCTACTCGCAGAAGTAGCTGGGTTTGCAATAACACTCCTGACCTATGATGGACCTGTTAACTGGTTTTTACTTTTTATTGGTATCTTTTTAACCTCTATCTTCTTTACTTTGTTAGGACTTTTAGCAGCTTCAAACTGTAAAACTATGAATCAGTACTTTTTACGTATGGTCCCTTATATGCTCTTTGGTATAATACCATGCTTTGGAATGATCCCTTCAAGCTATACTTTTTTACTTCACTTCTTTCCCGGTCTAACAGCTTTGGAATTAGTTTATGGTGCATTCCATTCATTAGCTATAGGTAAGGTCATTGCCTATGGGATTTATACATTACTCATGGATTTACTCTTATATCTTATTACCTATAAAGTATTTCAAAGAGAAACATCATTTTAGGAGGTGTTATGAAATGATTAATTTAAACTGTATTAAAGCAGATGTCAAGCAGATCATACGAGAACCTATACTCATTATTTTTGTATTCATACCCGTTTATATATTCGTTCTTATAAAATTAGGTATCCTATACTTGGCTCCTTACCTCCTTCATACTACAGGGTTTGATTTATCCAATTATCATACCTACATACTTGCTGCTTCCCTCATTATGATCCCCAATATGCTTGGAACTGTTTTTGGATTTCTTATGTTAGATGAAAGAGATGGACATATAACAGAATTAATGGTGATTACTCCTATTGGGTACAATGGCTATATCTTTAACCGGCTTCTACTCCCAATGCTAGGCTGTTTTATTTACACGTTTCTTGGATACATTTTTTTAAGTATAACATATGTTCCCACATTACAATTATGCCTTCTGGCTTTTCTCTTAAGCATTGAAAGTCTGCTAATTGGTATAACTCTGTTCAATATAGCAGATAACAAAGTCAAAGGACTAACTTTGGCTAAAGCACTTTCACTGCTTGCACTGTTTGCATTAGCTGATTTAGTCAATGAACCTGTTGTTAGTTTGGTTGCTTCATTCTTTCCATTCTACTGGATCACTCAGGTCATTCAGAATCCATTATGGGAAGCTGGTTCAATCTTTAATAGCATTATGGCCATACTTATTCATGTCTGTTGGCTGCTCATATACTTCAAAATTATAAATAATCGCAGTACCATTTAAGATTTAAAAATCCCTATTTGCTTCACGCATATAGGGATTTTTCTAATGATCATTCATGATAGACTAAAACCATGTGGATACATTTTTTAATATCTGAAAATTAGTTAAGTCGTAATGTAATGGTGTAATAGTAACATATCCTTTATTGACGTAATAAGAATCGCTTTCGTCTATATGATCAACGATTCTTTCTCCTTCTAAGTTATATCGCCTACTCATATCACTACTTTCAGTCTCTTTAAAGAAAGGCTTGTACTGCATTTTACCAATCTTACAAACTTTCATACCTTTTATATCTTTTTGCTCTATAGCTGGTACATTTACATTGAGCACAATATCATCCTCAATTTTATTGCCCATGGCTTTTTCAATAATTTCTGCTACATATTTTGCTGCAATATCATATACTTCAAGCTCTGCATCTTGATCGGTTGAAATTGCAATGGCTGGAATGCCACATAAAGTTGCTTCAACAGCTGCTGATACCGTTCCGGAATATAGAATATCCGTCCCCATGTTATAACCGATATTGGTTCCTGAAATCACCATATCAACCTTTTGGTCAACTAATTGA encodes:
- a CDS encoding AraC family transcriptional regulator is translated as MEYLKIGISHPCSVVGAGHFISNGDWIHPKRTLDNTEIILCTKGTAYIQHGDMKYEVKENESVVLLPDIQHKGYKVSTESVSFYWYHFKGKTEIISEEDAVIDFYKIKSGLQEANEHFAIIPLYQKWSSIHSLTILFNQMMHIYGDNYYSGCAKDYALTSLLIEMTQQTYLQLMNSTKGEQQNRKLIMIIEWIKSHVDAPITYEDVAKAFNYNKNYLNRYFKNQTGMTINHFIHRQRIEKAKEFLFKTDKTIKQIAYEVGYEDEKYFFKVFRKIEGLTPTQYKNVYVKQHINTK
- a CDS encoding response regulator transcription factor — translated: MYNLLIIDDNPIIRKSLIARINNIRKDFHIIGEASNGKEAIKIINAESVDIIITDIRMPEMDGLTLLKKIRLVDENIQFIVISGYDNFEYTKQALIYNVVNYLLKPINDSELLNALQKAKSNILTIKKIQQQEEIIKELNYSQTFEKKSKEFVAFYNDRMNFHQLMELPFWYDYLNTYSSFQVVAIYSKLINRIEDCFKLQTMLEKSTTLKNTQIIYYDKSIAFAIIGYEYYSVEQLNTFLELFKHEDYEHAYRLSISEIVNQPLMIKKIIGSSIHQLHYHLIKPTTQVIYYQEFEEDIETLNTMHPMLDQLRLTLNLGLYEESISHYKSILKKCLDSTDTIKLLIFFQRSLIHHMSEIVIEKRIKEKIIPEYLYRRYALLHYSQLSEWSEQMLKIIQSLSLEIQKKKASVNHQSIIQYINIHYNKSLSLSELGQIFDMNANYIGQLIKKETGLTFKNYLHQFRINQAKKMLVSEPDKKLEKVSYELGYRDLQYFSNTFKKLTGMSPSQYRKEN
- a CDS encoding sugar ABC transporter substrate-binding protein; the protein is MSLVLFTLSLVVLLIACSESKDVDIAMADTEDQGQEEVITISAWTKGAELTRISNLEEAAEELSEFLRQQGEKTIVKVEGYAFEGNWEEYRQQFILEFESGNGPDVYTIGHDEIPWLAKGDYIQPVDEIKESEAYSDVYDTLWQAVTWKGQTWGALQDTEARPVFVNVKILRQLGWTDKEIEELPLQVLKGEFTLSDMMKVAEEAVSQGLSTYGIIHRPLNGPDFYMLAKGFGTELYDPLEDKFVFDEEGLLKTLYYFEQLVNRELAPPNLMNMSSEEVHQLSIQGDTLFYHGGIWNVFNYVEQGADYDEMLEQFDFMLVPAAQQGGKPLTLSRPLIYTLSSQTQERELCIQLLEQVASPQYQAKHAIETSHLPINRSTAQLEEFKADEYLSSIAYTLDYTTLLPKNENYLVFSEALYDAIKSIENGSQSKEKALENMKNKLIDQLGDEIIIE
- a CDS encoding sensor histidine kinase; translated protein: MIGISKKRKPRLIYKQIIKSHLILTVSTIAIIAISTWTIFYITLFHKVSESSNENLYFINNQMDNYFNQILGQLDKIAINPDLRRYLILEDQFSKNKDIYQPADISSLLDSYFYLEDAFTINLFTTTNIVKNPKILRYQNDYSLNEEAWFNGLIANEMDYFIYSSEPHYTKQSRNSLSIIYPVKNYAGDQTIGFIRVDIPHTSLENYIKRNVPAKLSLLITDYNNTVLFSTLDNMPLTDTIISQGSTFIDEVKINVNHESYLINKRRQSLSNLLIYTPVSLENEMSPIADLIVIMLPIIVILIALDIWMTYKTSYNLTAPINDLIRVMVDTESGNFTTYNQYHSDFIEINQLSHSYDAMMAEINRLVDTNYKNNLLRLESQLQAIQQKINPHFLFNTLETINGQAILENAPVVSKMTQTLGNLFRYNLRANDLVSLEDEIKYIQDYVYLIQLQGEKEIELYLNIHPATALFKLPKLTLQPLIENAIRHGFKNKRSGKITVKSLLINSGIEIIVEDNGQGIHPSAIKELETELLMDENNLQHFIDRHQHIGMRNVSARLCLSFDTSNCFTIESIPDKYTRITLTLPEKKEEMESS
- a CDS encoding SPFH domain-containing protein, with product MGLFDFVKNQLLDVIEWTDNSSNLMVYRFPTQNKEIQMGAQLTVRESQIAIFVNEGQIADVFTPGRYELTTANLPVLTKLKSWKYGFDSPFKSEVYFINTKQFTDEKWGTANPIMMRDADFGMLRLRAFGIYSFKVHDAAKFLKEVFGTNGTYDKDSITGQLKRSIVSGLTDLIAESKIPALDLAMMYDEFSEQALHKLQERFDLFGLKLISFYIENISLPEEVEAVLDKRTSMGVLGDMNKYAQYQTAEAIRDAAQNEGSNFANAGVGLGAGAAIGNMMGNALSQKQSAPSTNQQQVVQQTQSQASLMKKCENCQKDIPEGSKFCSFCGHKTRVENLCIKCQAPLAKGAKFCSECGAKQELTCSNCQAELAPGSKFCLECGTKVD